Proteins from one Silurus meridionalis isolate SWU-2019-XX chromosome 3, ASM1480568v1, whole genome shotgun sequence genomic window:
- the zak gene encoding mitogen-activated protein kinase kinase kinase 20 isoform X1, translated as MASLGASFVQIKFDDIHFYENCGGGSFGSVYRARWISQDKEVAVKKLLKIEKEAEILSVLSHRNIIQFYGAILQAPNYGIVTEFASGGSLYEYLSSDASEEISMRQIMTWATEIAKGMHYLHSEAPVKVIHRDLKSRNVVMTADKVLKICDFGASKFHSHTTHMSLVGTFPWMAPEVIQSLPVSETCDTYSYGVVLWEMLTREIPFKGLEGLQVAWLVVEKNERLTIPSSCPASFANLMRKCWETEPMKRPLFKEILSILEAMCNDSQLSDQCNSFLQNKAEWRREIEATLDRLKKLERDLSTKEQELKERERRLKMWEKKLVEQSNTPLLPNLAIHVWTEEHVYFWMSQIFGTDGVECEMQRYADVFKKNHITGRRLLLLTETDMRDMGISSKGHIIHLKAEIEKLTNDYLALFHFPPLIKDEWDIEEEKQSWRKTVNLELVFGYHWKPGTGPQDCKWKMYLELDGDEVALTYIRDITFNANRPDVEVSKMTKPPFVMEKWIVGIPDKQTVDCIVNYESDVKSPKSTRHVHSVQWSLVSGPDEIRGVELLIETAPANGEGNYKSSSNTGVDPQWISSLRSKQLKDNFASERHSATPSNHSDSMTLPQFLSVFGDQSSYASAVRRSPSRSSLSQWADSRSSSPTLSTKLSSIHLGSKGSSPSSTTSESTLERDRSNKNRQMHNYQRKSSYSSLTGAVERKSYRGGSHTSHGGFRGGRHRTNHVVPQNQIRIIPGLVTSTVGEKQKEEPEDAKATEGGWIKVERKKPPKQDHKQQDQRQLRGRPRRGGRGGRGRS; from the exons ATGGCGTCTCTGGGCGCCTCCTTCGTTCAAATCAAATTCGATGACATCCACTTCTACGAGAACTGTGGCGGCGGGAGCTTTGGCAGTGTGTACCGCGCCCGCTGGATCTCTCAGGACAAAGAGGTGGCGGTGAAAAAGCTGCTGAAGATTGAGAAAGAG GCTGAGATCTTGAGTGTACTCAGTCATCGAAATATCATCCAGTTTTATGGCGCAATTCTTCAGGCCCCGAACTATGGAATAGTCACAG AGTTTGCCAGCGGAGGGTCGTTATATGAGTATCTATCAAGTGATGCAAGTGAAGAAATCAGCATGAGACAGATCATGACCTGGGCGACAGAGATAGCTAAAG gaatGCATTATTTACATTCAGAGGCCCCGGTCAAAGTCATCCACAGAGATCTCAAGTCACGAAATG TGGTCATGACAGCAGACAAAGTTCTCAAG ATCTGTGATTTTGGAGCATCTAAGTTTCActcccacaccacacacatgtCTCTGGTGGGCACGTTCCCCTGGATGGCCCCGGAAGTCATTCAGAGCCTTCCTGTTTCTGAAACATGTGATACGTACTCTTATGGAGtg gtTTTGTGGGAGATGCTGACTCGTGAGATTCCATTCAAAGGGCTTGAGGGGCTGCAAGTGGCTTGGCTGGTAGTGGAGAAGAATGAG agaTTGACAATTCCCAGCAGTTGCCCTGCCAGCTTTGCAAACCTGATGAGGAAATGCTGGGAAACAGAACCAATG AAAAGACCCTTGTTTAAAGAGATCCTGTCCATCCTAGAGGCAATGTGCAATGATAGCCAACTCTCTGACCAGTGTAACTCCTTCCTACAAAACAAAGCAGAATGGAG GCGTGAGATCGAGGCGACTCTGGATCGCTTGAAGAAGCTGGAGAGGGACCTGAGCACTAAAGAGCAGGAGCTGAAGGAGAGAGAGCGCCGCCTCAagatgtgggaaaaaaaactcgTTGAGCAGTCCAACACTCCG ctGCTCCCGAACCTGGCCATCCATGTCTGGACAGAGGAACATGTG TACTTCTGGATGTCACAGATTTTTGGGACAG acggagTAGAGTGTGAAATGCAGCGCTACGCTGATGTCTTCAAGAAGAACCATATCACTGGACGCAGGCTGCTGCTTCTCACTGAGACCGATATGAGAGATATGGGAATCTCCTCTAAAGGGCATATCATACACCTGAAG GCTGAAATTGAAAAATTAACGAATGATTACCTCGCCCTGTTCCATTTCCCCCCATTAATAAAG GATGAATGGGacatagaagaagaaaaacaaagctGGAGGAAGACTGTAAATCTGGAGCTGGTGTTTGGTTATCACTGGAAACCAGGGACAGGTCCACAG GACTGCAAATGGAAAATGTACTTGGAGCTTGACGGAGATGAAGTTGCTTTAACCTACATCAGAGATATCACATTTAATGCAAATAGACCAGATGTGGAAGTCTCAAAGATGACGAAG CCACCCTTTGTGATGGAAAAATGGATTGTTGGGATACCTGACAAACAGACTGTTGACTGCATTGTAAATTATGAG AGTGACGTCAAGTCTCCAAAGAGCACAAGGCATGTGCATTCAGTGCAGTGGAGTCTGGTCAGTGGCCCAGATGAAATCAGAGGTGTAGAGCTGCTCATAGAAACAGCGCCAGCAAATGGGGAGGGGAACTACAAAAGCAGTTCCAACACTg GTGTTGATCCTCAGTGGATTTCCAGTCTGAGATCAAAGCAACTCAAAGACAACTTTGCCAGTGAGCGCCACAGTGCCACTCCAAGCAACCACTCAGACAGCATGACCCTCCCACAGTTCCTGTCTGTTTTCGGTGATCAGTCCTCATATGCTTCTGCCGTGCGAAGATCACCCAGTCGCAGTTCACTTTCCCAATGGGCCGACTCCCGGAGCTCCTCTCCTACACTTTCGACCAAACTCTCCTCAATCCACCTGGGGTCAAAGGGTAGCAGCCCATCCAGTACGACTTCAGAGAGCACATTGGAAAGAGACCGCTCTAATAAAAATAGGCAAATGCACAACTACCAGAGAAAGAGCTCCTATAGCTCTCTAACTGGAGCAGTGGAACGGAAATCCTATAGAGGGGGAAGTCACACTTCTCATGGCGGTTTTAGAGGAGGACGACACCGAACTAACCACGTAGTACCACAAAACCAAATACGAATAATCCCAGGATTGGTGACATCAACAGTAGGTGAAAAGCAGAAAGAGGAGCCAGAGGATGCCAAAGCTACAGAGGGAGGATGGATAAAAGTGGAACGCAAGAAGCCTCCCAAACAGGACCATAAGCAGCAGGACCAAAGACAGCTCAGAGGCCGTCCACGAAGGGGTGGAAGAGGGGGACGTGGGCGGAGCTAA
- the zak gene encoding mitogen-activated protein kinase kinase kinase 20 isoform X2 has protein sequence MASLGASFVQIKFDDIHFYENCGGGSFGSVYRARWISQDKEVAVKKLLKIEKEAEILSVLSHRNIIQFYGAILQAPNYGIVTEFASGGSLYEYLSSDASEEISMRQIMTWATEIAKGMHYLHSEAPVKVIHRDLKSRNVVMTADKVLKICDFGASKFHSHTTHMSLVGTFPWMAPEVIQSLPVSETCDTYSYGVVLWEMLTREIPFKGLEGLQVAWLVVEKNERLTIPSSCPASFANLMRKCWETEPMKRPLFKEILSILEAMCNDSQLSDQCNSFLQNKAEWRREIEATLDRLKKLERDLSTKEQELKERERRLKMWEKKLVEQSNTPFFPPLATKISSESYFEAKMEESKSSELSCEIRGCCNGELGALALQAVMKGFEDVFSLDAPSVPVLHSDMQVSMQATQNSSKTCSMREGHKISMAALSWSDDSDSD, from the exons ATGGCGTCTCTGGGCGCCTCCTTCGTTCAAATCAAATTCGATGACATCCACTTCTACGAGAACTGTGGCGGCGGGAGCTTTGGCAGTGTGTACCGCGCCCGCTGGATCTCTCAGGACAAAGAGGTGGCGGTGAAAAAGCTGCTGAAGATTGAGAAAGAG GCTGAGATCTTGAGTGTACTCAGTCATCGAAATATCATCCAGTTTTATGGCGCAATTCTTCAGGCCCCGAACTATGGAATAGTCACAG AGTTTGCCAGCGGAGGGTCGTTATATGAGTATCTATCAAGTGATGCAAGTGAAGAAATCAGCATGAGACAGATCATGACCTGGGCGACAGAGATAGCTAAAG gaatGCATTATTTACATTCAGAGGCCCCGGTCAAAGTCATCCACAGAGATCTCAAGTCACGAAATG TGGTCATGACAGCAGACAAAGTTCTCAAG ATCTGTGATTTTGGAGCATCTAAGTTTCActcccacaccacacacatgtCTCTGGTGGGCACGTTCCCCTGGATGGCCCCGGAAGTCATTCAGAGCCTTCCTGTTTCTGAAACATGTGATACGTACTCTTATGGAGtg gtTTTGTGGGAGATGCTGACTCGTGAGATTCCATTCAAAGGGCTTGAGGGGCTGCAAGTGGCTTGGCTGGTAGTGGAGAAGAATGAG agaTTGACAATTCCCAGCAGTTGCCCTGCCAGCTTTGCAAACCTGATGAGGAAATGCTGGGAAACAGAACCAATG AAAAGACCCTTGTTTAAAGAGATCCTGTCCATCCTAGAGGCAATGTGCAATGATAGCCAACTCTCTGACCAGTGTAACTCCTTCCTACAAAACAAAGCAGAATGGAG GCGTGAGATCGAGGCGACTCTGGATCGCTTGAAGAAGCTGGAGAGGGACCTGAGCACTAAAGAGCAGGAGCTGAAGGAGAGAGAGCGCCGCCTCAagatgtgggaaaaaaaactcgTTGAGCAGTCCAACACTCCG TTCTTTCCCCCCCTGGCCACTAAGATAAGTTCGGAGTCATATTTTGAGGCTAAGATGGAGGAGTCAAAGAGCTCGGAGCTGTCGTGTGAGATAAGGGGCTGCTGTAACGGCGAGCTGGGTGCTTTGGCTCTGCAGGCTGTGATGAAAGGCTTCGAAGATGTGTTCAGCCTGGATGCCCCCTCTGTCCCTGTCTTGCACTCGGACATGCAGGTCAGCATGCAGGCCACGCAGAACTCCTCCAAGACCTGTTCCATGCGAGAAGGACACAAAATCAGCATGGCTGCCTTGAGCTGGTCCGACGACAGTGACAGCGATTAG
- the cdca7a gene encoding cell division cycle-associated protein 7a yields MPAKRQQATPPPTRMNLRSYRNSSLVPMETSSSEDSCDSFASDGFAPMKRPFRQTRSAARQEKALETQPVSEAEGCSGLEESDFSNDMSAMKMDSDSDSEPPKKSRRSFTLRVAMKFPAKNVTPKKSPSPEPPPKPKNTELDSEEEDFIAKRALNIKENKAVLAKLMAELNKVPGLFPKNTSAPANNTPRVPRRSFGTPGPRRQNPERLSRIHTRSRSLVDGPPSPAPEEELEDKFSLVRRNRQDDDYDDYEPEPRRRRTYNGALAIPHVVRPVEEITQAELDNICTNVREKVYNRATGSTCHQCRQKTTDTKTNCRNPECVGVRGQFCGPCLRNRYGEEVHDALLNPEWQCPPCRGICNCSFCRARDGRCATGVLVYLAKYHGYDNVHAYLNSLKKELEESE; encoded by the exons ATGCCCGCGAAG CGTCAGCAGGCCACGCCCCCACCCACCAGAATGAACCTGAGGAGTTACCGGAACTCGTCCCTCGTCCCCATGGAAACATCATCTTCAGAGGACAGCTGTGACAGCTTTGCTTCAGACGGGTTTGCACCAATG AAAAGACCCTTCAGGCAGACTAGAAGTGCGGCTCGGCAGGAAAAAGCTTTAGAAACCCAGCCCGTGTCTGAGGCGGAAGGCTGCAGTGGCTTAGAGGAAAGTGACTTCAGTAATGATATGAGCGCCATG AAAATGGATTCCGACTCTGATTCAGAACCGCCGAAAAAATCTCGCCGCTCTTTCACTCTTCGCGTGGCCATGAAGTTCCCTGCCAAAAATGTCACTCCGAAAAAATCTCCAAGTCCCGAGCCTCCTCCAAAACCCAAAAACACGGAATTAGATTCTGAAGAAGAGGACTTCATTGCGAAGAGAGCACTTAATATTAAAGAGAACAAAGCTGTG CTGGCTAAACTAATGGCAGAGTTGAACAAAGTCCCTGGGCTTTTTCCCAAGAACACGTCTGCTCCCGCAAACAATACT CCTCGTGTTCCCCGCCGTTCTTTCGGAACCCCTGGACCTCGAAGGCAGAACCCAGAACGCTTGTCACGGATTCACACACGTTCCCGTTCATTGGTAGATGGTCCTCCTTCTCCCGCTCCTGAAGAAGAGCTTGAAGACAAGTTCAGCCTGGTGCGCAGGAACAGACAAGATGATGACTATGATGATTATGAGCCG GAACCACGTCGCCGACGCACGTACAATGGCGCCCTTGCCATCCCTCACGTTGTAAGACCAGTGGAGGAAATCACCCAGGCTGAGTTGGACAACATTTGCACTAATGTCCGAGAGAAAGTCTACAATCGTGCCACA GGCAGCACCTGTCACCAGTGTCGTCAGAAGACCACTGACACAAAGACTAATTGCCGTAATCCTGAGTGTGTTGGAGTCAGAGGCCAGTTTTGTGGACCTTGTCTGCGCAACCGTTATGGAGAGGAAGTTCATGATGCACTTTTGAACCCG gAGTGGCAATGCCCCCCATGCAGAGGTATTTGTAACTGCAGCTTCTGCAGGGCCAGAGATGGCCGATGTGCTACTGGAGTCCTTGTCTACCTGGCCAAATACCATGGCTATGACAATGTCCACGCTTACCTGAACAG CCTGAAGAAGGAGTTGGAGGAGAGCGAGTGA